In the genome of Rhodamnia argentea isolate NSW1041297 chromosome 3, ASM2092103v1, whole genome shotgun sequence, one region contains:
- the LOC115757137 gene encoding uncharacterized protein LOC115757137 isoform X1: MSASRSSRNGLSGDGLGSQQSGALSSFHRGGLERHSYERIPNGDGKIDHSHDPETMELYARARAQESEIQTLREQIASAYVNEMKLLSEKYALEKKFADLRLAIDEKQNEATAYASNELAHRKGDLEQNLKLAHDLKETEDERYMFVSSMLGLLSPYDIWPPVLNAAVISTYIKRLHDQLKWKIRTSEDKIREAENVGGINAGNTSDVRGNYWSGMPTRQVPQRSMGVSDRDAYKDGDAMELTNNLSKYMHYNQPISMPNLTYDHPMSRQLGTDNAAEFAFDTQRSSDRTMMGAVSQTPNNDDSVASSASQGGPGIEGFQIIGEATPGNQLLGCGYPVRGTSLCMFQWVRHLPDGTTHYIEGATNPEYVVTADDVDKLIAVECIPMDDQGRQGDIVRLFANDQNKIQCDPDMQMEIDTYLSSGQAMFNILMLVDSSENWEPAAMVLGRSGYEIKISRTGAAVISEKFSRQSSIKVPSGLSTQFVLTCSDGSSCPINTYNVWTRDTLVVTMRMFQSKVFFLVKQLLGPFHPALSSEMCIKFLFMPSWICLSF; encoded by the exons ATGTCTGCCAGTAGAAGCTCAAGAAATGGGCTTAGTGGCGACGGTCTTGGCAGCCAACAATCTGGTGCTTTAAGCAG tttccaTAGAGGTGGCCTTGAAAGACATTCCTACGAAAGGATTCCCAATGGAGATGGCAAGATTGATCATTCACACGACCCAGAGACTATG GAACTTTATGCCCGAGCTAGGGCACAAGAAAGTGAGATCCAGACTCTCCGCGAACAAATTGCTTCGGCTTACGTGAAT GAAATGAAGCTCTTGAGTGAAAAATATGCATTAGAGAAGAAATTTGCGGACTTAAGACTG GCAATTGATGAAAAGCAAAATGAAGCCACTGCCTATGCCTCAAATGAACTGGCTCATAGGAAAGGTGATCTGGAACAAAATCTAAAATTGGCTCATGATCTGAAG GAGACAGAGGATGAAAGATACATGTTTGTGTCTTCCATGCTTGGTTTGTTGTCTCCATATGACATATGGCCACCAGTCTTGAATGCCGCTGTTATATCCACGTACATCAAG CGTTTGCACGATCAATTAAAGTGGAAGATTAGAACTTCAGAG GATAAAATCAGAGAAGCAGAAAATGTGGGGGGAATCAATGCTGGGAATACTTCAGATGTTAGAGGCAATTATTGGTCTGGCATGCCGACAAGACAAGTTCCCCAAAGATCGATG GGTGTTTCCGATCGAGACGCATATAAAGATGGAGATGCTATGGAGCTAACGAACAATTTGTCAAAGTATATGCATTACAATCAACCTATCTCTATGCCGAACTTAACATATGATCACCCGATGAGCCGGCAACTGGGTACTGATAATGCAGCAGAGTTCGCATTTGATACACAAAG GTCTTCAGATAGAACAATGATGGGGGCAGTATCCCAAACTCCTAACAATGACGACAGTGTTGCTTCCAGTGCTTCTCAAG GGGGACCAGGTATAGAAGGTTTTCAGATTATTGGTGAAGCTACACCAGGGAACCAACTTCTCGGGTGTGGATATCCTGTTCGTGGAACTTCTCTTTGTATGTTTCAG TGGGTCCGTCATCTTCCTGATGGTACTACGCATTACATTGAAG GCGCGACAAATCCAGAATATGTTGTTACTGCTGATGACGTTGACAAGCTTATTGCTGTTGAATGCATACCAATGGATGACCAAGGCCGTCAG GGGGACATTGTGAGGCTTTTTGCTAATGACCAGAATAAAATACAATGTG ACCCAGATATGCAAATGGAGATTGATACATATCTTTCTAGTGGTCAGGCCATGTTTAATATTCTAATGCTG GTAGACTCTTCTGAGAATTGGGAACCAGCTGCCATGGTTTTGGGACGGTCTGGCTACGAGATCAAAATCAGTAGAACAGGAGCAGCAGTAATTTCTGAGAAGTTCTCAAGGCAGTCGTCT ATAAAAGTTCCCTCTGGGCTCTCAACGCAGTTTGTTTTGACTTGTTCAGACGGATCGTCCTGTCCTATAAACACATACAATGTCTG GACACGTGACACTCTTGTGGTGACTATGAGAATGTTCCAAAGCAAGGTATTTTTTCTTGTCAAACAACTGTTAGGGCCCTTCC atcctgcTCTTTCCAGTGAAATGTGcattaaatttctatttatgcCTTCCTGGATCTGCTTGTCATTTTGA
- the LOC115757137 gene encoding uncharacterized protein LOC115757137 isoform X3 gives MSASRSSRNGLSGDGLGSQQSGALSSFHRGGLERHSYERIPNGDGKIDHSHDPETMELYARARAQESEIQTLREQIASAYVNEMKLLSEKYALEKKFADLRLAIDEKQNEATAYASNELAHRKGDLEQNLKLAHDLKETEDERYMFVSSMLGLLSPYDIWPPVLNAAVISTYIKRLHDQLKWKIRTSEDKIREAENVGGINAGNTSDVRGNYWSGMPTRQVPQRSMGVSDRDAYKDGDAMELTNNLSKYMHYNQPISMPNLTYDHPMSRQLGTDNAAEFAFDTQRSSDRTMMGAVSQTPNNDDSVASSASQGGPGIEGFQIIGEATPGNQLLGCGYPVRGTSLCMFQWVRHLPDGTTHYIEGATNPEYVVTADDVDKLIAVECIPMDDQGRQGDIVRLFANDQNKIQCDPDMQMEIDTYLSSGQAMFNILMLVDSSENWEPAAMVLGRSGYEIKISRTGAAVISEKFSRQSSIKVPSGLSTQFVLTCSDGSSCPINTYNVWTRDTLVVTMRMFQSKALDDKRKARA, from the exons ATGTCTGCCAGTAGAAGCTCAAGAAATGGGCTTAGTGGCGACGGTCTTGGCAGCCAACAATCTGGTGCTTTAAGCAG tttccaTAGAGGTGGCCTTGAAAGACATTCCTACGAAAGGATTCCCAATGGAGATGGCAAGATTGATCATTCACACGACCCAGAGACTATG GAACTTTATGCCCGAGCTAGGGCACAAGAAAGTGAGATCCAGACTCTCCGCGAACAAATTGCTTCGGCTTACGTGAAT GAAATGAAGCTCTTGAGTGAAAAATATGCATTAGAGAAGAAATTTGCGGACTTAAGACTG GCAATTGATGAAAAGCAAAATGAAGCCACTGCCTATGCCTCAAATGAACTGGCTCATAGGAAAGGTGATCTGGAACAAAATCTAAAATTGGCTCATGATCTGAAG GAGACAGAGGATGAAAGATACATGTTTGTGTCTTCCATGCTTGGTTTGTTGTCTCCATATGACATATGGCCACCAGTCTTGAATGCCGCTGTTATATCCACGTACATCAAG CGTTTGCACGATCAATTAAAGTGGAAGATTAGAACTTCAGAG GATAAAATCAGAGAAGCAGAAAATGTGGGGGGAATCAATGCTGGGAATACTTCAGATGTTAGAGGCAATTATTGGTCTGGCATGCCGACAAGACAAGTTCCCCAAAGATCGATG GGTGTTTCCGATCGAGACGCATATAAAGATGGAGATGCTATGGAGCTAACGAACAATTTGTCAAAGTATATGCATTACAATCAACCTATCTCTATGCCGAACTTAACATATGATCACCCGATGAGCCGGCAACTGGGTACTGATAATGCAGCAGAGTTCGCATTTGATACACAAAG GTCTTCAGATAGAACAATGATGGGGGCAGTATCCCAAACTCCTAACAATGACGACAGTGTTGCTTCCAGTGCTTCTCAAG GGGGACCAGGTATAGAAGGTTTTCAGATTATTGGTGAAGCTACACCAGGGAACCAACTTCTCGGGTGTGGATATCCTGTTCGTGGAACTTCTCTTTGTATGTTTCAG TGGGTCCGTCATCTTCCTGATGGTACTACGCATTACATTGAAG GCGCGACAAATCCAGAATATGTTGTTACTGCTGATGACGTTGACAAGCTTATTGCTGTTGAATGCATACCAATGGATGACCAAGGCCGTCAG GGGGACATTGTGAGGCTTTTTGCTAATGACCAGAATAAAATACAATGTG ACCCAGATATGCAAATGGAGATTGATACATATCTTTCTAGTGGTCAGGCCATGTTTAATATTCTAATGCTG GTAGACTCTTCTGAGAATTGGGAACCAGCTGCCATGGTTTTGGGACGGTCTGGCTACGAGATCAAAATCAGTAGAACAGGAGCAGCAGTAATTTCTGAGAAGTTCTCAAGGCAGTCGTCT ATAAAAGTTCCCTCTGGGCTCTCAACGCAGTTTGTTTTGACTTGTTCAGACGGATCGTCCTGTCCTATAAACACATACAATGTCTG GACACGTGACACTCTTGTGGTGACTATGAGAATGTTCCAAAGCAAG GCTCTGGACGACAAGAGAAAAGCAAGAGCGTAG
- the LOC115757137 gene encoding uncharacterized protein LOC115757137 isoform X5: MSASRSSRNGLSGDGLGSQQSGALSSFHRGGLERHSYERIPNGDGKIDHSHDPETMELYARARAQESEIQTLREQIASAYVNEMKLLSEKYALEKKFADLRLAIDEKQNEATAYASNELAHRKGDLEQNLKLAHDLKETEDERYMFVSSMLGLLSPYDIWPPVLNAAVISTYIKRLHDQLKWKIRTSEDKIREAENVGGINAGNTSDVRGNYWSGMPTRQVPQRSMGVSDRDAYKDGDAMELTNNLSKYMHYNQPISMPNLTYDHPMSRQLGTDNAAEFAFDTQRSSDRTMMGAVSQTPNNDDSVASSASQGGPGIEGFQIIGEATPGNQLLGCGYPVRGTSLCMFQWVRHLPDGTTHYIEGATNPEYVVTADDVDKLIAVECIPMDDQGRQGDIVRLFANDQNKIQCDPDMQMEIDTYLSSGQAMFNILMLTLLRIGNQLPWFWDGLATRSKSVEQEQQ, translated from the exons ATGTCTGCCAGTAGAAGCTCAAGAAATGGGCTTAGTGGCGACGGTCTTGGCAGCCAACAATCTGGTGCTTTAAGCAG tttccaTAGAGGTGGCCTTGAAAGACATTCCTACGAAAGGATTCCCAATGGAGATGGCAAGATTGATCATTCACACGACCCAGAGACTATG GAACTTTATGCCCGAGCTAGGGCACAAGAAAGTGAGATCCAGACTCTCCGCGAACAAATTGCTTCGGCTTACGTGAAT GAAATGAAGCTCTTGAGTGAAAAATATGCATTAGAGAAGAAATTTGCGGACTTAAGACTG GCAATTGATGAAAAGCAAAATGAAGCCACTGCCTATGCCTCAAATGAACTGGCTCATAGGAAAGGTGATCTGGAACAAAATCTAAAATTGGCTCATGATCTGAAG GAGACAGAGGATGAAAGATACATGTTTGTGTCTTCCATGCTTGGTTTGTTGTCTCCATATGACATATGGCCACCAGTCTTGAATGCCGCTGTTATATCCACGTACATCAAG CGTTTGCACGATCAATTAAAGTGGAAGATTAGAACTTCAGAG GATAAAATCAGAGAAGCAGAAAATGTGGGGGGAATCAATGCTGGGAATACTTCAGATGTTAGAGGCAATTATTGGTCTGGCATGCCGACAAGACAAGTTCCCCAAAGATCGATG GGTGTTTCCGATCGAGACGCATATAAAGATGGAGATGCTATGGAGCTAACGAACAATTTGTCAAAGTATATGCATTACAATCAACCTATCTCTATGCCGAACTTAACATATGATCACCCGATGAGCCGGCAACTGGGTACTGATAATGCAGCAGAGTTCGCATTTGATACACAAAG GTCTTCAGATAGAACAATGATGGGGGCAGTATCCCAAACTCCTAACAATGACGACAGTGTTGCTTCCAGTGCTTCTCAAG GGGGACCAGGTATAGAAGGTTTTCAGATTATTGGTGAAGCTACACCAGGGAACCAACTTCTCGGGTGTGGATATCCTGTTCGTGGAACTTCTCTTTGTATGTTTCAG TGGGTCCGTCATCTTCCTGATGGTACTACGCATTACATTGAAG GCGCGACAAATCCAGAATATGTTGTTACTGCTGATGACGTTGACAAGCTTATTGCTGTTGAATGCATACCAATGGATGACCAAGGCCGTCAG GGGGACATTGTGAGGCTTTTTGCTAATGACCAGAATAAAATACAATGTG ACCCAGATATGCAAATGGAGATTGATACATATCTTTCTAGTGGTCAGGCCATGTTTAATATTCTAATGCTG ACTCTTCTGAGAATTGGGAACCAGCTGCCATGGTTTTGGGACGGTCTGGCTACGAGATCAAAATCAGTAGAACAGGAGCAGCAGTAA
- the LOC115757137 gene encoding uncharacterized protein LOC115757137 isoform X2: MSASRSSRNGLSGDGLGSQQSGALSRGGLERHSYERIPNGDGKIDHSHDPETMELYARARAQESEIQTLREQIASAYVNEMKLLSEKYALEKKFADLRLAIDEKQNEATAYASNELAHRKGDLEQNLKLAHDLKETEDERYMFVSSMLGLLSPYDIWPPVLNAAVISTYIKRLHDQLKWKIRTSEDKIREAENVGGINAGNTSDVRGNYWSGMPTRQVPQRSMGVSDRDAYKDGDAMELTNNLSKYMHYNQPISMPNLTYDHPMSRQLGTDNAAEFAFDTQRSSDRTMMGAVSQTPNNDDSVASSASQGGPGIEGFQIIGEATPGNQLLGCGYPVRGTSLCMFQWVRHLPDGTTHYIEGATNPEYVVTADDVDKLIAVECIPMDDQGRQGDIVRLFANDQNKIQCDPDMQMEIDTYLSSGQAMFNILMLVDSSENWEPAAMVLGRSGYEIKISRTGAAVISEKFSRQSSIKVPSGLSTQFVLTCSDGSSCPINTYNVWTRDTLVVTMRMFQSKVFFLVKQLLGPFHPALSSEMCIKFLFMPSWICLSF; the protein is encoded by the exons ATGTCTGCCAGTAGAAGCTCAAGAAATGGGCTTAGTGGCGACGGTCTTGGCAGCCAACAATCTGGTGCTTTAAGCAG AGGTGGCCTTGAAAGACATTCCTACGAAAGGATTCCCAATGGAGATGGCAAGATTGATCATTCACACGACCCAGAGACTATG GAACTTTATGCCCGAGCTAGGGCACAAGAAAGTGAGATCCAGACTCTCCGCGAACAAATTGCTTCGGCTTACGTGAAT GAAATGAAGCTCTTGAGTGAAAAATATGCATTAGAGAAGAAATTTGCGGACTTAAGACTG GCAATTGATGAAAAGCAAAATGAAGCCACTGCCTATGCCTCAAATGAACTGGCTCATAGGAAAGGTGATCTGGAACAAAATCTAAAATTGGCTCATGATCTGAAG GAGACAGAGGATGAAAGATACATGTTTGTGTCTTCCATGCTTGGTTTGTTGTCTCCATATGACATATGGCCACCAGTCTTGAATGCCGCTGTTATATCCACGTACATCAAG CGTTTGCACGATCAATTAAAGTGGAAGATTAGAACTTCAGAG GATAAAATCAGAGAAGCAGAAAATGTGGGGGGAATCAATGCTGGGAATACTTCAGATGTTAGAGGCAATTATTGGTCTGGCATGCCGACAAGACAAGTTCCCCAAAGATCGATG GGTGTTTCCGATCGAGACGCATATAAAGATGGAGATGCTATGGAGCTAACGAACAATTTGTCAAAGTATATGCATTACAATCAACCTATCTCTATGCCGAACTTAACATATGATCACCCGATGAGCCGGCAACTGGGTACTGATAATGCAGCAGAGTTCGCATTTGATACACAAAG GTCTTCAGATAGAACAATGATGGGGGCAGTATCCCAAACTCCTAACAATGACGACAGTGTTGCTTCCAGTGCTTCTCAAG GGGGACCAGGTATAGAAGGTTTTCAGATTATTGGTGAAGCTACACCAGGGAACCAACTTCTCGGGTGTGGATATCCTGTTCGTGGAACTTCTCTTTGTATGTTTCAG TGGGTCCGTCATCTTCCTGATGGTACTACGCATTACATTGAAG GCGCGACAAATCCAGAATATGTTGTTACTGCTGATGACGTTGACAAGCTTATTGCTGTTGAATGCATACCAATGGATGACCAAGGCCGTCAG GGGGACATTGTGAGGCTTTTTGCTAATGACCAGAATAAAATACAATGTG ACCCAGATATGCAAATGGAGATTGATACATATCTTTCTAGTGGTCAGGCCATGTTTAATATTCTAATGCTG GTAGACTCTTCTGAGAATTGGGAACCAGCTGCCATGGTTTTGGGACGGTCTGGCTACGAGATCAAAATCAGTAGAACAGGAGCAGCAGTAATTTCTGAGAAGTTCTCAAGGCAGTCGTCT ATAAAAGTTCCCTCTGGGCTCTCAACGCAGTTTGTTTTGACTTGTTCAGACGGATCGTCCTGTCCTATAAACACATACAATGTCTG GACACGTGACACTCTTGTGGTGACTATGAGAATGTTCCAAAGCAAGGTATTTTTTCTTGTCAAACAACTGTTAGGGCCCTTCC atcctgcTCTTTCCAGTGAAATGTGcattaaatttctatttatgcCTTCCTGGATCTGCTTGTCATTTTGA
- the LOC115757137 gene encoding uncharacterized protein LOC115757137 isoform X4, producing the protein MKLLSEKYALEKKFADLRLAIDEKQNEATAYASNELAHRKGDLEQNLKLAHDLKETEDERYMFVSSMLGLLSPYDIWPPVLNAAVISTYIKRLHDQLKWKIRTSEDKIREAENVGGINAGNTSDVRGNYWSGMPTRQVPQRSMGVSDRDAYKDGDAMELTNNLSKYMHYNQPISMPNLTYDHPMSRQLGTDNAAEFAFDTQRSSDRTMMGAVSQTPNNDDSVASSASQGGPGIEGFQIIGEATPGNQLLGCGYPVRGTSLCMFQWVRHLPDGTTHYIEGATNPEYVVTADDVDKLIAVECIPMDDQGRQGDIVRLFANDQNKIQCDPDMQMEIDTYLSSGQAMFNILMLVDSSENWEPAAMVLGRSGYEIKISRTGAAVISEKFSRQSSIKVPSGLSTQFVLTCSDGSSCPINTYNVWTRDTLVVTMRMFQSKVFFLVKQLLGPFHPALSSEMCIKFLFMPSWICLSF; encoded by the exons ATGAAGCTCTTGAGTGAAAAATATGCATTAGAGAAGAAATTTGCGGACTTAAGACTG GCAATTGATGAAAAGCAAAATGAAGCCACTGCCTATGCCTCAAATGAACTGGCTCATAGGAAAGGTGATCTGGAACAAAATCTAAAATTGGCTCATGATCTGAAG GAGACAGAGGATGAAAGATACATGTTTGTGTCTTCCATGCTTGGTTTGTTGTCTCCATATGACATATGGCCACCAGTCTTGAATGCCGCTGTTATATCCACGTACATCAAG CGTTTGCACGATCAATTAAAGTGGAAGATTAGAACTTCAGAG GATAAAATCAGAGAAGCAGAAAATGTGGGGGGAATCAATGCTGGGAATACTTCAGATGTTAGAGGCAATTATTGGTCTGGCATGCCGACAAGACAAGTTCCCCAAAGATCGATG GGTGTTTCCGATCGAGACGCATATAAAGATGGAGATGCTATGGAGCTAACGAACAATTTGTCAAAGTATATGCATTACAATCAACCTATCTCTATGCCGAACTTAACATATGATCACCCGATGAGCCGGCAACTGGGTACTGATAATGCAGCAGAGTTCGCATTTGATACACAAAG GTCTTCAGATAGAACAATGATGGGGGCAGTATCCCAAACTCCTAACAATGACGACAGTGTTGCTTCCAGTGCTTCTCAAG GGGGACCAGGTATAGAAGGTTTTCAGATTATTGGTGAAGCTACACCAGGGAACCAACTTCTCGGGTGTGGATATCCTGTTCGTGGAACTTCTCTTTGTATGTTTCAG TGGGTCCGTCATCTTCCTGATGGTACTACGCATTACATTGAAG GCGCGACAAATCCAGAATATGTTGTTACTGCTGATGACGTTGACAAGCTTATTGCTGTTGAATGCATACCAATGGATGACCAAGGCCGTCAG GGGGACATTGTGAGGCTTTTTGCTAATGACCAGAATAAAATACAATGTG ACCCAGATATGCAAATGGAGATTGATACATATCTTTCTAGTGGTCAGGCCATGTTTAATATTCTAATGCTG GTAGACTCTTCTGAGAATTGGGAACCAGCTGCCATGGTTTTGGGACGGTCTGGCTACGAGATCAAAATCAGTAGAACAGGAGCAGCAGTAATTTCTGAGAAGTTCTCAAGGCAGTCGTCT ATAAAAGTTCCCTCTGGGCTCTCAACGCAGTTTGTTTTGACTTGTTCAGACGGATCGTCCTGTCCTATAAACACATACAATGTCTG GACACGTGACACTCTTGTGGTGACTATGAGAATGTTCCAAAGCAAGGTATTTTTTCTTGTCAAACAACTGTTAGGGCCCTTCC atcctgcTCTTTCCAGTGAAATGTGcattaaatttctatttatgcCTTCCTGGATCTGCTTGTCATTTTGA